The following proteins are co-located in the Eriocheir sinensis breed Jianghai 21 chromosome 34, ASM2467909v1, whole genome shotgun sequence genome:
- the LOC127007079 gene encoding tubulin beta chain-like, whose protein sequence is MREIVHVQTGQCGNQIGTKFWEIISDEHGLTAAGTLRENVPHDVRELQLERINVYYSEGAPGKYVPRAVLVDLEPGTMDSVKAGPLGELFKPSHFVFGQSGAGNNWAKGHYTEGAELVDSVLDVVRKEAENCDCLQGFQLTHSLGGGTGSGMGTLLISKIREEFPDRIMNTFSVVPSPKVSDTVVEPYNATLSIHQLVENTDQTYCIDNEALYDICFRTLKLANPTYGDLNHLVSLTMSGVTTCLRFPGQLNADLRKLAVNMVPFPRLHFFMPGFAPLTARGSQQYRALTVPELTQQMFDAKNMMAACDPRHGRYLTVAAVFRGKMSMKEVDEQMYNIQSKNSSYFVEWIPNNVKTAVCDIPPRGIKMASTFIGNSTAIQELFKRISEQFTAMFKRKAFLHWYTGEGMDEMEFTEAESNMNDLVSEYQQYQEATADDEDELGDYEEEQETA, encoded by the exons TTCTGGGAAATCATCAGCGACGAGCACGGCCTGACGGCGGCGGGCACGCTGAGGGAGAACGTGCCCCACGATGTCAGGGAACTGCAGCTCGAACGCATCAATGTCTACTACAG CGAGGGCGCCCCCGGAAAGTACGTGCCCCGGGCCGTACTGGTGGACCTGGAGCCCGGCACCATGGACTCCGTGAAGGCGGGTCCCCTCGGGGAGCTCTTCAAGCCTAGCCACTTCGTCTTCG GCCAGAGCGGCGCGGGCAACAACTGGGCCAAGGGACACTACACTGAGGGCGCCGAGCTGGTCGACTCCGTGCTGGACGTGGTGAGGAAAGAGGCCGAGAACTGCGACTGTTTGCAGGGCTTCCAACTGACCCACTCCCTCGGGGGCGGCACCGGCTCCGGCATGGGCACGCTGCTCATCTCCAAAATCCGCGAAGAATTCCCCGACAGAATCATGAACACCTTCTCCGTGGTGCCCAGCCcgaag GTGTCTGACACCGTCGTTGAGCCGTACAACGCCACGCTGTCCATCCACCAGCTGGTCGAGAACACCGACCAGACCTACTGCATCGACAACGAAGCCCTCTACGACATTTGCTTCCGCACGCTCAAGCTGGCCAACCCGACCTACGGCGACTTGAACCATCTCGTGTCTCTCACCATGTCGGGCGTCACCACCTGCCTGCGCTTCCCCGGCCAGCTCAACGCCGATCTCAGGAAACTGGCCGTCAACATGGTGCCCTTCCCCCGCCTCCACTTCTTCATGCCTGGCTTCGCCCCGCTCACCGCCCGCGGCTCCCAGCAGTACCGCGCCCTCACCGTGCCCGAGCTCACCCAGCAGATGTTCGACGCCAAGAACATGATGGCTGCGTGCGACCCCCGCCACGGCCGCTACCTCACCGTGGCCGCCGTGTTCCGAGGCAAGATGTCCATGAAGGAGGTCGACGAGCAGATGTACAATATCCAGAGCAAGAACTCCTCCTACTTCGTGGAATGGATCCCCAACAACGTGAAGACCGCCGTGTGCGACATCCCGCCCCGAGGCATCAAGATGGCCTCCACCTTCATCGGCAACTCCACCGCCATCCAGGAGCTGTTCAAGAGGATCTCCGAGCAGTTCACCGCTATGTTCAAGCGAAAGGCTTTCCTCCACTGGTACACGGGCGAGGGCATGGACGAGATGGAGTTCACGGAGGCGGAGAGCAACATGAACGACCTGGTCAGCGAGTACCAGCAATACCAGGAGGCCACCGCCGACGACGAGGACGAACTGGGCGAttacgaggaggagcaggagaccgCCTAA